In one window of Henckelia pumila isolate YLH828 chromosome 1, ASM3356847v2, whole genome shotgun sequence DNA:
- the LOC140876380 gene encoding early light-induced protein 2, chloroplastic-like, with translation MKFRVRSCMSSEDGDHDVADGEKQKAAIPIPPQLFSTPPPPPQPEESTKIRNIMAFDGPGPERINGRLAMIGFVAAIAVELTRGQDIFSQIQNGGIPWFLGATALLSVASLVPLFKGVSADSRSRGFMTSDAELWNGRLAMLGLIALAYTEYVKGGTLV, from the exons ATGAAGTTTAGAGTCCGAAGCTGCATGTCGTCTGAG GATGGTGATCATGATGTTGCAGATGGGGAGAAACAAAAAGCAGCAATTCCAATTCCACCTCAGTTGTTCTCAACACCTCCCCCGCCACCGCAACCGGAG GAGAGCACCAAGATTAGAAACATCATGGCATTTGACGGGCCAGGTCCGGAGAGGATCAACGGTCGGCTAGCCATGATCGGATTCGTAGCAGCAATTGCAGTGGAATTAACCAGAGGACAAGATATATTTTCCCAAATACAAAACGGAGGGATTCCGTGGTTTCTGGGGGCAACTGCTCTGCTATCCGTAGCATCTCTTGTCCCATTGTTTAAAGGCGTTAGCGCGGATTCGAGATCGAGGGGATTCATGACATCCGATGCAGAGCTTTGGAATGGAAGGCTTGCAATGTTAGGGTTGATAGCTTTGGCTTACACGGAGTATGTCAAGGGTGGGACTCTTGTGTGA
- the LOC140873905 gene encoding early light-induced protein 2, chloroplastic-like, with protein MVVFQKLLAISLKTSIRELLVRTNGDDVAAGEKQKAAIPIPPQLFSTPPPPPQPEESTKIRNIMAFDGLGPERINSRLAMIGFIAAIAVELTRGQDIFSQIQNGGIPWFLGATALLSVASLVPLFKGVSADSGSRGFMTSDAELWNGRLAMLGLIALAYTEYVKGGTLV; from the exons ATGGTGGTGTTTCAGAAACTTTTGGCAATCTCACTAAAAACATCAATTCGAGAATTGTTGGTTCGAACCA ATGGTGATGATGTTGCAGCTGGGGAGAAACAAAAAGCAGCAATTCCAATTCCACCTCAGTTGTTCTCAACACCTCCCCCGCCACCGCAACCGGAG GAGAGCACCAAGATTAGAAACATCATGGCATTTGACGGGCTAGGTCCGGAGAGGATCAACAGTCGGCTAGCCATGATCGGATTCATAGCAGCAATTGCAGTGGAATTAACCAGAGGACAAGATATATTTTCGCAAATACAAAACGGAGGGATTCCGTGGTTTCTGGGGGCAACTGCTCTGCTATCCGTAGCATCTCTTGTCCCATTGTTTAAAGGCGTTAGCGCGGATTCGGGATCCAGGGGATTCATGACATCCGATGCAGAGCTTTGGAATGGAAGGCTTGCAATGTTAGGGTTAATAGCTTTGGCTTACACGGAGTATGTCAAGGGTGGGACTCTTGTGTGA